A window from uncultured Desulfobacter sp. encodes these proteins:
- a CDS encoding ISAs1 family transposase, which yields MTSSNITLISEFSKINDPRLDRQKLHNLIDIFAITVCAVICGASTWNEIEQYGQSKYDWLKTFLALPNGIPSHDTIRRIFIIIDPEEFRTAFIDWVASIRPLLPETVIAVDGKTLRRSHDKTNGKSAIHVVSAWASDANLVLGQIKTDEKSNEITAIPDLLDLLDISGTTVTIDAMGCQKKIAEKVIDKGADYALALKKNHGDLYDDVELFFHSVKKAKPKEIPRSYFDSVEGDHGRVEIRRHWVISDIDWIEDKPLWKGLQSIGMVERERHIKDNISCETSYYLLSQNLDAEEFAKRVRAHWGIENKLHWVLDVSFREDECRKRVGNAAENFAIVRHIATNLLKQENSMKKSMNVKRLQAGWDNSYLMKVLGVNTI from the coding sequence ATGACCTCCTCAAATATTACGCTGATCTCAGAGTTCTCAAAGATAAATGACCCTCGATTGGATAGGCAGAAGTTGCATAATCTAATCGATATATTCGCAATTACAGTCTGCGCTGTGATTTGCGGTGCAAGTACATGGAACGAAATTGAACAATATGGCCAGTCCAAATATGATTGGTTAAAAACGTTTTTGGCGTTGCCCAATGGAATTCCATCGCATGATACAATCAGAAGGATTTTTATAATCATTGATCCGGAAGAATTTCGGACAGCTTTCATTGATTGGGTTGCCTCTATACGTCCGCTACTGCCGGAAACTGTTATCGCCGTAGATGGTAAAACATTAAGACGATCACATGACAAAACGAATGGTAAATCCGCAATTCATGTGGTAAGTGCCTGGGCATCAGATGCAAACCTGGTACTGGGGCAGATAAAAACGGATGAAAAATCAAATGAAATCACAGCAATTCCGGATTTACTTGATCTGCTGGATATTTCAGGGACTACTGTCACCATAGATGCCATGGGATGCCAGAAAAAAATTGCCGAAAAAGTAATCGATAAGGGTGCGGATTATGCTTTGGCTCTGAAGAAAAACCACGGAGATCTATACGACGACGTCGAACTCTTCTTTCATAGCGTCAAAAAAGCTAAACCTAAGGAAATCCCGAGAAGTTATTTTGACAGCGTTGAAGGTGACCATGGTCGCGTTGAAATAAGGCGTCATTGGGTTATCTCAGATATTGACTGGATAGAGGACAAACCACTTTGGAAGGGACTTCAAAGTATCGGAATGGTTGAAAGAGAACGTCACATAAAAGATAACATCTCATGTGAGACCAGCTATTATCTGCTCAGCCAAAATTTGGATGCAGAAGAGTTTGCAAAAAGAGTTCGAGCTCACTGGGGAATCGAAAATAAATTGCATTGGGTGCTTGATGTTTCGTTCAGAGAAGATGAGTGTAGAAAACGAGTCGGTAATGCCGCTGAAAATTTTGCAATAGTGCGCCATATTGCTACGAACTTACTTAAGCAGGAAAACAGTATGAAAAAGAGCATGAATGTCAAACGCCTGCAAGCAGGATGGGACAATTCTTATCTCATGAAAGTGCTTGGAGTCAATACTATTTAA
- a CDS encoding peroxidase family protein has product MNQTEKCPVTGKIAGTSNKKGRSNRDWWPNQLNLKILHQHDRKSNPMGDSFDYKQAFKTLDLSAVKKDLFALMRDSQDWWPADYGHYGPLFIRMAWHSAGTYRTMDGRGGAGSGTQRFAPLNSWPDNVNLDKARRLLWPIKKKYGNKISWADLMVLAG; this is encoded by the coding sequence ATGAATCAAACAGAGAAATGCCCGGTTACAGGTAAAATTGCAGGAACGTCGAATAAAAAAGGAAGATCCAATCGTGATTGGTGGCCCAATCAATTGAATTTGAAAATTCTTCACCAGCACGACAGAAAAAGCAATCCCATGGGAGATTCGTTTGACTACAAACAAGCATTTAAAACATTGGATCTTTCCGCTGTAAAAAAGGATCTATTTGCTTTAATGCGCGATTCCCAGGATTGGTGGCCAGCGGATTACGGTCACTACGGCCCGTTGTTCATCCGGATGGCCTGGCACAGTGCCGGAACCTATCGCACCATGGACGGCCGGGGCGGAGCTGGAAGCGGTACCCAGCGATTTGCGCCGTTGAACTCCTGGCCGGATAACGTAAATCTCGATAAAGCCAGAAGGTTGTTGTGGCCGATTAAAAAGAAATACGGGAACAAAATTTCCTGGGCCGATCTCATGGTGCTGGCCGGGTGA
- a CDS encoding CHC2 zinc finger domain-containing protein, with product MAHRFSSRELFELRNNIPVDMLIRDHLQIPSKIRDGYFRFLCPLCNEFQTAVNPTTNLARCFRCEKNFNTIDLVMKIKGYGFRDSVLFLKQINTAHQVPASKIAALVAAIGKPMPGGQ from the coding sequence ATGGCGCACAGGTTTTCATCACGGGAATTATTTGAACTGAGGAACAATATCCCTGTGGATATGCTGATCAGGGATCATTTACAGATTCCATCTAAAATCAGGGATGGCTATTTCCGTTTTCTATGCCCTCTGTGCAATGAATTTCAAACGGCTGTAAATCCAACCACGAACCTGGCCAGGTGCTTCCGGTGCGAAAAAAACTTTAACACCATCGACCTTGTCATGAAAATCAAGGGATATGGATTCCGGGACAGCGTCCTGTTTTTGAAGCAGATAAATACTGCCCACCAGGTTCCGGCATCAAAGATAGCTGCCTTGGTCGCTGCAATCGGCAAACCCATGCCGGGAGGGCAATGA
- a CDS encoding DNA methylase → MKRLAKLETLIARNQECFSKIGKALKEIRDNRLYKQALFESFETYTRARWDMGKSHAYRLIKFYEVIYNLSPIGDRLPANESQARPLTQLDSIEQRQLWKEIIESGMELTARNIKKFIDSRKTASVTKPDLTDQISNEYMAVVKAMLEQVRVAQHDHWQQTSRPAALLWHRVIHEKIVSTGADNG, encoded by the coding sequence ATGAAACGGTTGGCCAAGCTTGAAACCCTGATTGCCCGGAATCAGGAGTGTTTTTCCAAAATCGGCAAGGCCTTGAAAGAAATTCGTGACAATCGTTTGTATAAGCAGGCTCTGTTTGAATCATTCGAAACATATACCAGGGCGCGATGGGATATGGGAAAATCCCATGCTTACCGCCTGATCAAATTTTATGAAGTCATCTATAATCTGTCCCCAATTGGGGACAGATTACCGGCCAACGAATCCCAGGCACGGCCTCTTACTCAACTGGATTCCATAGAACAGCGCCAACTTTGGAAGGAGATTATAGAAAGCGGCATGGAGTTAACCGCGCGTAACATCAAAAAATTTATCGACTCCCGAAAAACGGCATCGGTAACCAAACCGGATCTGACGGATCAAATTTCGAATGAATACATGGCTGTTGTAAAGGCAATGCTTGAACAGGTCCGTGTGGCACAGCATGATCATTGGCAGCAGACCTCTCGCCCGGCTGCATTGTTGTGGCATCGGGTCATACACGAAAAGATTGTATCAACGGGGGCAGATAATGGATGA
- a CDS encoding integrase, with product MDDLSIDDRFHLLLHKKIMNKIGSAKRRSKKYYKDQYKKTGIIPVPLLLVEKGIMDGRKCSGRPKVIDEQTKRRFIEMVKASCDPSSQGFIFITRRARTIKNYHCWLEEELGKTISLPALRRCAKRENLKFYLEKEDDQEPSPARYSFKSVPVFALIQVDGCKFQYLRIRDERGNWQKPQVIEIFDTGSRKLFILEFYFTESNLNSVDLFTRFLLCTPFPLKTIGIRPDQAKGFLNLKRPINAINLAHSTPGGFYLAPDFSRAHSPKDKAHLESSHRSLHNFEIRIIKAFEDRIVKTVTEYNFKRGRKEKVTVTLLDITLDELRSSTVLRQYRDEHNHTQHYFTEDGVVSAWVPAQKFDDFLSNQADTLNFIPEQVQEYMKYGYRKIKATVSKNRTIRHDKRDFYVTSGADRFSKHKSTPVKISRYRDKLFIFEPSEDGILLGEAIAKKPFDRPPAPAPDPVPDELDTIIALLEKHNMAVDRPILIEVYHKGLSLSRAEQVLHHNQSRYADYMKKMDQPEERKKQALFNAFMLDCQKSLTTNRVATYASLGDMT from the coding sequence ATGGATGACCTGAGCATTGACGACCGCTTCCATTTACTGCTGCATAAAAAAATCATGAATAAAATCGGATCTGCCAAGAGAAGATCCAAAAAATATTACAAGGACCAGTACAAGAAAACCGGGATTATCCCGGTACCCCTTTTGCTGGTTGAAAAAGGAATTATGGATGGCCGCAAGTGCAGCGGGCGCCCCAAGGTTATAGACGAGCAAACAAAAAGGCGGTTTATTGAAATGGTCAAGGCGTCATGCGATCCGTCATCTCAGGGGTTCATTTTTATCACCCGAAGAGCCAGGACCATTAAAAATTACCACTGCTGGCTCGAGGAAGAGTTGGGTAAAACAATCAGCCTTCCGGCACTTCGGCGATGCGCCAAAAGGGAGAATCTCAAATTTTATCTGGAAAAAGAGGACGATCAGGAGCCGTCACCGGCACGTTATAGCTTCAAATCGGTTCCGGTGTTTGCCTTGATCCAGGTTGACGGTTGCAAGTTCCAATATTTAAGAATCAGAGATGAACGTGGAAACTGGCAGAAACCGCAGGTGATTGAAATATTTGATACCGGTTCCAGGAAGCTGTTCATCCTGGAATTCTATTTTACCGAAAGTAATCTGAACTCTGTGGACCTTTTTACCCGTTTTTTGTTATGCACCCCTTTTCCTTTGAAAACAATCGGCATCAGGCCCGACCAGGCAAAGGGATTTTTAAATTTAAAGCGTCCCATTAATGCCATTAACCTTGCGCATTCTACGCCAGGCGGTTTTTATTTGGCGCCGGATTTTTCAAGGGCGCATTCACCAAAAGATAAGGCGCATCTGGAATCTTCACACCGGAGCCTGCATAATTTTGAAATACGGATTATCAAAGCCTTTGAGGACAGGATTGTGAAAACCGTTACCGAGTATAACTTCAAACGGGGAAGAAAGGAAAAAGTCACTGTAACCCTACTTGATATCACCCTTGATGAATTGAGAAGCAGCACTGTGCTCCGCCAATACCGTGACGAACATAATCATACACAACATTATTTTACTGAAGACGGCGTGGTCAGTGCCTGGGTGCCGGCACAGAAGTTTGATGATTTTTTGTCAAACCAGGCAGACACCCTGAATTTTATCCCGGAGCAGGTTCAAGAATATATGAAATATGGTTACAGAAAAATCAAAGCCACCGTATCCAAGAACAGAACTATCCGCCATGACAAACGCGATTTTTATGTGACCAGTGGTGCAGACCGGTTCAGCAAGCATAAAAGTACACCGGTAAAGATATCCAGATACAGGGACAAACTTTTTATCTTTGAGCCCAGTGAAGACGGAATACTTCTGGGCGAAGCCATTGCAAAAAAGCCGTTTGACAGGCCACCTGCACCAGCGCCTGATCCTGTACCCGATGAACTCGACACCATTATCGCTCTTTTGGAAAAGCACAATATGGCCGTTGACCGGCCTATTTTAATCGAAGTTTACCATAAGGGCCTTTCCCTATCCCGGGCGGAGCAAGTACTTCATCATAATCAATCAAGGTACGCAGATTACATGAAAAAAATGGACCAGCCTGAGGAACGTAAAAAACAGGCTTTGTTCAATGCATTTATGCTTGATTGCCAAAAATCGTTAACTACGAATCGAGTGGCGACTTATGCATCCCTCGGAGATATGACATGA
- a CDS encoding ATP-binding protein has product MKEDFISDKRRVSYLSATYNRIYRGQSVLIEGDFGAGKTRFLKLLRPKKLHAVWVESLFNIHETLASILKELNYEATATYRRTPQYLKTICNLSNCFIIIDEANDLDSRVWPYLKRIIDAGVPIVFAGLPKVRTHLSRNHPDILSRLKTLILYPIEVEDFIEKYKDIQQEAVE; this is encoded by the coding sequence ATGAAAGAGGATTTTATCAGTGATAAACGAAGAGTCTCATACCTGTCTGCCACTTATAATAGGATATACAGGGGCCAAAGCGTACTCATTGAAGGAGATTTTGGCGCAGGAAAAACTCGGTTTTTAAAACTGCTGCGGCCTAAAAAGCTCCATGCCGTATGGGTCGAGTCTCTGTTCAACATCCATGAAACCCTGGCATCCATACTCAAGGAATTGAATTATGAGGCCACCGCCACCTACCGCCGGACTCCCCAGTACCTGAAAACGATCTGCAACCTATCCAATTGTTTTATCATCATAGATGAAGCCAATGATCTGGACTCCCGGGTCTGGCCATATCTCAAACGAATTATTGATGCCGGTGTTCCCATCGTATTTGCAGGGCTCCCAAAGGTCAGAACCCATCTGAGCCGGAATCATCCCGATATACTCAGCCGGCTCAAAACTCTGATTTTATACCCCATAGAGGTCGAAGACTTCATCGAAAAATACAAAGATATCCAGCAGGAAGCCGTTGAATAA
- the katG gene encoding catalase/peroxidase HPI: protein MGLKPFGFAGGREDVWEPEEDIYWGAEEEWLATSDKPKSRYSGERDLENPLAAVQMGLIYVNPEGPDGNPDPVASGIDVRETFARMAMNDEETVALVAGGHTFGKCHGAGDAALVGPEPEAAPLEEMGLGWKSSHGSGKGGDTIGSGIEGAWKPNPTQWDMGYFKVLFKYEWELVKSPAGANQWLAKDVEEQDMVVDAHDPSKKHRPMMTTADLSLRFDPIYEPISRNFMAHPEAFADTFARAWFKLTHRDMGPKSRYLGPDVPSEDLIWQDPVPPADHPMIDENDIAELKRNILATGLTVSQLITTAWASASTFRGSDKRGGANGARIRLAPQNSWAVNMPAQLNVVLNTLEGVQQTFNTGRTDGKKVSLADLIVLAGCAGVEKAAMDAGFKAFVPFSPGRTDAAADQTDIESFAVLEPMAEGFRNYLKQKFRVPAEELLVDKAQLLTLTEPEMTVLIGGLRVLGANFEQVQHGVLTHRLGILTNDFFVNLLDMGTVWSASSVDDTIFEGRDRKTGVMKWTATRVDLVFGSNSQLRALCEVYAGEDAQEKFVTDFISAWNKVMNLDRFDIA from the coding sequence ATGGGCCTTAAACCCTTTGGATTTGCAGGCGGGCGTGAAGACGTGTGGGAACCCGAGGAGGATATTTACTGGGGGGCGGAAGAAGAGTGGCTGGCCACCAGCGATAAACCCAAAAGCCGGTATTCCGGAGAACGCGATCTTGAAAATCCACTGGCTGCAGTTCAGATGGGACTGATTTATGTCAATCCCGAAGGACCGGACGGCAATCCTGATCCGGTGGCATCCGGCATTGATGTCCGGGAAACCTTCGCCCGGATGGCCATGAACGACGAAGAGACCGTAGCCCTGGTGGCCGGGGGGCACACATTCGGTAAATGCCATGGTGCCGGTGATGCGGCTCTCGTAGGCCCAGAACCCGAGGCGGCCCCGCTTGAAGAGATGGGGTTGGGGTGGAAAAGCAGTCACGGCAGCGGCAAGGGTGGCGATACCATCGGCAGCGGTATCGAAGGCGCATGGAAACCCAATCCCACCCAGTGGGACATGGGATATTTCAAGGTATTGTTCAAATACGAATGGGAACTGGTCAAAAGTCCTGCCGGGGCAAACCAATGGCTGGCAAAGGATGTTGAGGAACAAGATATGGTTGTCGATGCCCATGACCCATCCAAAAAACATCGCCCCATGATGACAACTGCGGACCTGTCTCTGCGGTTTGATCCGATTTACGAACCCATTTCCCGGAATTTTATGGCACACCCGGAAGCCTTTGCCGATACTTTTGCCCGGGCGTGGTTCAAGCTGACCCATCGCGATATGGGACCCAAGAGCCGGTATCTTGGCCCAGATGTTCCCTCAGAGGATTTAATCTGGCAGGACCCGGTTCCCCCGGCGGACCATCCAATGATTGACGAAAATGATATCGCCGAATTAAAGCGAAATATTTTGGCCACTGGGCTGACAGTTTCCCAACTGATCACGACTGCCTGGGCCTCAGCCTCAACATTTCGCGGCTCGGACAAGCGAGGAGGCGCCAATGGGGCACGCATCCGTTTGGCCCCCCAGAACAGTTGGGCCGTGAATATGCCGGCCCAGCTTAACGTTGTACTGAATACCCTGGAAGGGGTTCAGCAGACGTTTAACACAGGCCGCACCGACGGTAAAAAAGTGTCCTTGGCGGACCTGATTGTGCTGGCCGGATGTGCCGGTGTTGAAAAGGCCGCGATGGATGCCGGATTTAAAGCTTTTGTACCATTCTCTCCGGGGCGAACGGATGCCGCGGCAGATCAGACAGATATCGAGTCGTTTGCCGTCCTCGAACCCATGGCCGAAGGATTTCGAAACTATCTCAAACAAAAATTTAGGGTTCCGGCAGAGGAACTGCTGGTGGATAAAGCCCAGTTGCTTACATTGACCGAACCGGAAATGACTGTTCTCATTGGCGGTCTACGTGTTTTGGGTGCCAACTTTGAACAGGTTCAACATGGCGTTTTGACCCACCGTTTGGGCATTTTGACCAACGATTTTTTCGTCAATCTCCTGGACATGGGAACCGTGTGGTCTGCCAGTTCAGTTGACGATACGATTTTTGAAGGTCGTGACCGGAAAACGGGCGTGATGAAATGGACCGCCACCCGTGTGGATCTTGTGTTTGGTTCCAATTCGCAACTGCGCGCGCTTTGTGAAGTATATGCAGGCGAAGATGCACAGGAAAAATTTGTAACAGATTTTATCTCAGCCTGGAATAAAGTCATGAATCTTGACCGGTTTGATATCGCCTGA